In one Colletotrichum destructivum chromosome 2, complete sequence genomic region, the following are encoded:
- a CDS encoding Putative cation efflux protein, whose protein sequence is MSTTTTTNRASSTAPVPVPDSSPLPGAPDPESRSFYSEINDPYNLGTHIKSDADIGLLTSRPQSNSARKRIHHSFTRGGAKEARLQDFYRSQNDKIRSLLKSVDDHEREAKETQGDNNLKYQIAVKGSLAANVILAALQLYAASASGSLSLFTTMADSVFDPVSGIMLMLSHRAVKKVDTRRYPSGRARISTAGNIVFSFVMFSVSLVLIVMSARDLAAGSDSETNEFHFASVIAVAIAFGTKFCLWLYCWSIKHIYSQVEILWRDHRNDLFINGFGIFTFSAGSKIRWWIDPMGAIILSFLIAGLWLRTAYEEFQLLIGVSAEPEFLQLITYIAMTHSPDVKQIDTVRAYHSGPRYIVEIDIVMDRHERLEIAHDVAEALQIKIEKLPGVERAFVHVDYETSHKPEHDLKKNL, encoded by the exons ATGTCCACCACAACAACCACAAACCGCGCgtcgagcacggcgccggTGCCAGTGCCGGACTCGTCTCCCCTCCCCGGAGCGCCCGACCCGGAATCCCGCTCCTTCTACTCCGAGATCAACGATCCCTACAACCTGGGCACGCACATCAAGTCAGACGCCGACATCGGTCTGCTGACCTCGAGGCCCCAGTCCAACTCGGCCCGCAAGCGCATTCACCACAGCTTCACCCGCGGCGGTGCCAAGGAGGCCAGGCTGCAGGACTTCTACCGCTCGCAGAATGACAAGATCCGCTCCCTGCTCAAGAgcgtcgacgaccacgagcgcgaggccaaggagacACAAGGCGACAACAACCTCAAGTACCAGATCGCCGTCAAGGGCAGCCTGGCCGCCAACGTCATTCTTGCCGCTCTGCAGCTCTacgccgcctccgcttcGGGCTCCCTGTCGCTCTTCACCACCATGGCCGACTCCGTCTTCGACCCTGTGTCCGGCATCATGCTCATGCTCTCCCACCGCGCCGTCAAGAAGGTCGACACCCGCCGCTACCCCTCGGGTAGGGCCCGCATCTCTACCGCCGGCAACATCGTCTTCTCCTTTGTCATGTTTTCTGTCTCGTTGGTGTTGATCGTCATGTCTGCCAGGGACCTCGCGGCCGGGTCCGACAGTGAGACGAATGAATTCCATTTCGCGTCCGTGATTGCTGTTGCCATCGCTTTCGGCACCAAATTCTGTCTTTGGCTGTACT GCTGGTCGATCAAGCACATCTACTCGCAGGTTGAGATCCTGTGGCGCGACCACCGAAACGATCTCTTCATCAACGGCTTTGGTATCTTCACCTTCTCGGCTGGAAGCAAGATCAGGTGGTGGATCGACCCGATGGGCGCCATCATCCTGTCATTCCTTATCGCTGGTCTCTGGCTGAGGACTGCTTATGAGGAGTTCCAGCTGCTGATCGGCGTCTCCGCCGAGCCTGAGTTCTTGCAGCTCATCACTTACATTG CCATGACCCATTCTCCCGACGTCAAGCAAATCGACACCGTTCGGGCCTATCACAGCGGTCCTCGGTACATCGTCGAGATTGACATTGTCATGGACCGCCACGAACGACTGGAGATTGCCCACGATGTAGCCGAGGCGCTGCAGATCAAGATTGAGAAGCTGCCTGGCGTCGAGAGGGCATTTGTTCACGTCGATTACGAGACAAGCCACAAGCCT GAGCATGATTTGAAGAAAAATTTGTAG
- a CDS encoding Putative AAA+ ATPase domain, CDR ABC transporter, ABC-2 type transporter, transmembrane, protein MAEGTRPESDGRWGENAAGDISVNAALEEFHDLEKELSTIQHRHSAAYHQKTKQTQGDGHGDGHGDAGGESDSTIAPSLSGENSFDLPDFLRRGIMDMRTPSGGPTKRLGVSFKNLTVKGVESSTKQVVTFPRDLANTFGPDLYHFIAGIFPKLRLRKEPTVDLIRNMTGTVRHGEIMLVLGRPGSGCSTFLKAIANHREEYAQVDGEVYYGVIPAEDQLQRFRGEVVYCEEDDRHFPSLTVWQTLWFALKTKTRKREQWTIPPILDSLLQMFGIEHTKNTLVGDEHTRGVSGGERKRVSLAETLATRASVVCWDNSTRGLDASTALSFAKSLRVYTDVSGRTTLVTLYQAGESIYELMDKVLVIDDGRMLFQGPAGEAKKYFEDLGYLCPPRQTTADFLTSIADKNARHFQPGREETAPKTPEELERAFRESEHYRRVAEDVEDYERGSRSANNDKHRMFEATVKDSKSKTVIGDSVYTVSFAKQVAACTKRQAWLLWGDRSSFYTKLVIIVANSLIVSSLFYGAGQGTSSAFARGGIVFFSIAFIGWLQFAELLPAIAGRTTIERQRVFAFYRPSAVVIARVLLDFPLILVMTVLFCVPVYFLAQFDVDAAKFWIYTLIVYTVTFCLTTMYRMFASLSSTVDDAVRFVGVVLNIMFILTGYVIPKPALLNDSIWFGWIYFINPVAYGFEALQANEFFGRQMQCSESQLVPRGPGSDPNYQGCSLPGSMLGSTTVSGPDYLEASFQYSRANLWRNFGIIIAFTVFYLGVTVLAVETVKFKGTGAQSLIFAKGRAAKADEEQREKDGARAAEEAFEPIGDGQSVFTFKDIHYTVPYGDGERRLLDGVCGFAKPGKMIALMGSSGAGKTTLLNTIAQRQKVGVVSGEMLVNGAALGPEFQRGTGFCEQRDIHEGTATIREALEFSALLRQERAVPRADKIAYVDRIVHLLELGDLQHAIISSLTVEQRKRVTIGVELAAKPSLLLFLDEPTSGLDSQSAFSIVRFLRKLCDAGQAIICTIHQPSSDLIEQFDMILALNRGGRTFYFGPVGPNGSVVVDYFARRGFPCPPSRNVAEFILETASTPSVRDGERVDWNDEWRRSDEQGAIVAEIDRITAERRPPAATDAAQTEFAASTAYQCLLLTKRMFVQHWREPQYLYSRVFVHTIMGIFNGFTFWMLGNDIASMQNRMFSAIILIFFIPPTVVNSVVLKFFQNRELWEDRELPSRTYGWVAFCTANVVCEIPMAVVSATIYWLLWYFPVGYPTTASVSGYTYLMVLVWSFFQSSWGQWISAFGPSYSTISNILPFFFVMVAIFNGILVPYDSMPVFWSQWMYFINPTTWFARGVLSAVLPPAAVQCAAAEFARFDPPPGSTCGQYAGRFVDEVAATGYLEDPNATSNCGYCPYNDGGEYMRTLNVYATDKWPSFGILVAFAIANWALVYFFIYTVRIRGWTFGISSVWKQCARLLGRFRGQGKQAESEDV, encoded by the exons ATGGCCGAAGGAACGAGGCCGGAATCGGACGGGCGCTGGGGCGAGAATGCGGCTGGCGACATCTCAGTCAACGCCGCGCTTGAGGAGTTCCACGACCTGGAGAAGGAACTCAGCACGATTCAGCACCGTCACTCCGCCGCATACCACCAAAAGACGAAACAAACCCAGGGCGATGGCCACGGCGATGGCcacggcgatgccggcggcgagagcgaTTCCACCATCGCGCCCAGCCTGTCCGGCGAGAACTCGTTCGACCTCCCCGACTTTCTCAGGAGGGGCATCATGGACATGCGCACGCCGAGCGGAGGCCCGACAAAACGGCTCGGGGTGTCGTTCAAGAACTTGACggtcaagggcgtcgagtcGTCGACAAAGCAGGTCGTCACGTTCCCCCGGGACCTGGCGAACACGTTCGGGCCGGACCTGTACCATTTCATCGCGGGCATCTTCCCGAAACTCAGGCTCCGCAAGGAGCCCACGGTCGACCTCATCAGGAACATGACGGGGACGGTACGGCATGGCGAGATCatgctggtgctgggccGGCCGGGCTCCGGGTGCTCGACCTTCCTCAAGGCTATCGCCAACCACCGGGAGGAGTAcgcccaggtcgacggcgaggtgtACTACGGCGTCATCCCGGCAGAGGACCAGCTGCAGCGGTtccgcggcgaggtcgtTTACTgcgaggaggacgaccgCCACTTCCCCTCTCTCACGGTCTGGCAGACGCTGTGGTTCGCGCTCAAGACCAAGACCCGCAAGAGAGAGCAATGGACGATCCCGCCCATTCTCGATTCGCTCCTACAGATGTTTGGCATCGAACACACCAAGAACACACTGGTTGGAGACGAACATACCCGAG GTGTCTCCGGAGGCGAACGGAAACGTGTGAGCCTGGCAGAGACGCTGGCCACACGAGCATCGGTGGTCTGCTGGGACAACTCGACGCGGGGCCTCGATGCCAGCACCGCCCTGAGCTTCGCCAAGTCGCTCCGTGTCTACACCGACGTCAGCGGGCGCACCACCCTCGTCACGCTGTACCAGGCGGGAGAGTCGATATACGAGCTGATGGACAAGGTGCTCGTGATAGACGACGGCCGGATGCTGTTCCAAGGaccggccggcgaggccaagaagtACTTTGAGGACCTGGGCTACCTGTGCCCTCCGAGACA AACAACGGCCGACTTCCTGACGtccatcgccgacaagaaCGCCCGGCACTTCCAGCCCGGCCGAGAGGAGACGGCACCCAAGACGCCCGAAGAGCTCGAGCGGGCTTTCCGCGAGAGCGAGCACTACCGGCgcgtggccgaggacgtcgaagACTACGAAAGGGGAAGCAGGTCGGCGAATAACGACAAGCACCGCATGTTCGAGGCGACGGTGAAGGATT CCAAGAGCAAGACGGTCATTGGCGACTCCGTCTACACCGTCTCGTTCGCGAAGCAGGTCGCCGCCTGCACCAAGCGCCAGGCCTGGCTCCTCTGGGGCGACCGGAGCTCCTTCTACACcaagctcgtcatcatcgtcgccaacaGCCTCATCGTCTCGTCGCTCTTCTACGGGGCCGGCCAGGGCACGTCCTCCGCCTTCgcgcgcggcggcatcgtcttcttctccatcgccttcatcggcTGGCTCCAGTtcgccgagctgctgcccgccatcgccgggcGCACGACCATCGAGCGCCAGCGCGTCTTCGCCTTCTACCGGccctccgccgtcgtcatcgcgaGGGTGCTGCTGGACTTCCCCCTGATCCTCGTCATGACGGTGCTCTTCTGCGTCCCCGTCTACTTCCTGGCGCagttcgacgtcgacgccgccaagttCTGGATCTACACGCTCATTGTTTACACGGTGACCTTCTGCCTCACCACCATGTACCGCATGTTCGCGTCGCTGTCCTCGACAGTCGATGACGCCGTACGCTTCGTAGGTGTCG TTCTGAACATTATGTTCATCTTGACGGGATACGTGATCCCGAAGCCCGCCCTTCTCAACGACTCCATATGGTTCGGCTGGATCTACTTTATCAACCCGGTAGCCTACGGCTTCGAGGCGCTCCAGGCGAACGAGTTCTTTGGGCGGCAGATGCAGTGCAGTGAATCTCAGCTGGTGCCGCGGGGGCCCGGCTCAGATCCCAACTACCAAGGCTGCTCCCTCCCTGGATCAATGCTCGGCAGCACGACGGTCAGCGGGCCGGATTATCTCGAGGCCTCTTTCCAGTA CTCGAGGGCGAACCTGTGGCGCAACTttggcatcatcatcgccttcaCCGTCTTCTACCTGGGCGTCACCGTCCTGGCCGTGGAGACGGTCAAGTTCAAGGGCACGGGGGCCCAGTCCCTGATATTCGCCAAGGGCAgggcggccaaggcggacgaggaacagcgcgagaaggacggcgcccgcgcggccgaggaggccttcgagcccatcggcgacggccagaGCGTCTTCACGTTCAAGGACATCCACTACACGGTCCCatacggcgacggcgagcggcggctgctcgacggcgtctgcGGCTTCGCCAAGCCGGGCAAGATGATCGCGCTCATGGGcagctccggcgccggcaagacgACGCTGCTCAACACCATCGCCCAGCGGCAAAAGGTCGGCGTCGTGTCCGGCGAGATGCTggtcaacggcgccgccctgggTCCGGAGTTCCAGCGCGGCACCGGCTTCTGCGAGCAGCGGGACATCCACGAGGGCACTGCGACCATCCGGGAGGCCCTCGAGTTCTCGGCGCTGCTGCGGCAGGAGAGGGCGGTCCCGCGCGCCGACAAGATCGCCTACGTCGACCGCATCGTCCACCTGCTCGAGCTGGGCGACCTGCAGCATGCCATCATCTCCTCTCTGACCGTTGAGCAGAGGAAACGAGTGACCATCGGAGTGGAACTCG CCGCCAAGCCGAgtcttctcctcttcctggACGAGCCGACGAGCGGCCTCGACAGCCAGTCCGCCTTCTCCATCGTCCGGTTCCTCCGCAAGCTGTGCGACGCCGGCCAGGCCATCATCTGCACCATCCACCAGCCCTCGTCCGACCTCATCGAGCAGTTCGACATGatcctcgccctcaaccGCGGCGGCAGGACCTTCTACTTCGGGCCCGTCGGCCCCAacggctccgtcgtcgtcgactaCTTCGCCCGGAGGGGGTTCCCCTGCCCGCCGAGCCGCAACGTGGCCGAGTTCATCCTcgagacggcctcgacgccgtccgtGAGGGACGGGGAGCGCGTCGACTGGAACGACGAGTGGCGCAGGTCCGACGAGCAAGgggccatcgtcgccgagatcgaccgcatcacggccgagaggcggccgcccgccgccaccgacgcgGCGCAGACCGAGTTCGCGGCGTCCACGGCGTACCAGTGTCTGCTGCTCACCAAGCGCATGTTCGTCCAGCACTGGAGGGAGCCGCAGTACCTGTACAGCAGGGTCTTTGTCCACACTATCATGGGCATCTTTAACGGATTC ACGTTCTGGATGCTCGGCAACGACATTGCAAGCATGCAGAACCGCATGTTCAGCGCCATTATCCTCATCTT CTTCATCCCGCCCACCGTGGTCAACTCGGTCGTGCTCAAGTTCTTTCAGAACCGGGAGCTCTGGGAAGACCGCGAGCTGCCGAGCCGCACGTACGGATGGGTCGCTTTCTGCACCGCCAACGTCGTCTGCGAGATCCCCATGGCCGTCGTATCGGCCACCATCTACTGGCTCCTGTGGTACTTCCCCGTGGGCTACCCGACGaccgcctccgtctcgggcTACACCTACCTGATGGTGCTCGTCTGGTCCTTTTTCCAGTCGAGCTGGGGCCAGTGGATCTCAGCTTTCGGCCCGTCATACTCGACCATATCCAAC atcctccccttcttcttcgtcatggtcgccatcttcaacggCATCCTCGTGCCGTACGACTCGATGCCAGTGTTCTGGTCCCAGTGGATGTACTTCATCAACCCGACGACCTGGTTCGCGCGCGGCGTCCTCTCGGCGGTCCTCCCGCCCGCCGCAGTGCagtgcgccgccgccgagttcGCGCGCTTCGACCCGCCGCCCGGTTCGACCTGCGGCCAGTACGCCGgccgcttcgtcgacgaggtggccGCGACGGGGTACCTCGAGGACCCAAACGCGACGTCCAACTGCGGCTACTGCCCGTacaacgacggcggcgagtaCATGCGCACGCTCAACGTGTACGCCACCGACAAGTGGCCCTCGTTCGGCATCCTGGTGGCCTTTGCCATCGCCAACTGGGCCCTGGTGTACTTTTTCATTTATACCGTCCGCATCAGGGGGTGGACGTTTGGCATTTCCTCGGTCTGGAAGCAGTGTGCCAGGTTGCTGGGCCGGTTCCGGGGGCAGGGCAAACAGGCCGAGAGCGAAGACGTGTAA